The nucleotide window GTGATGCCCGCGCCGCCGAGGATGGCGATGTCGGCATGGATCTGGTCAAGGGATTGTTCGCAGAGCGGCCCCACCAGCACGCCGAGGCGGCTGTGGACGCTGCCGCCGGTCACGATGGTTTCGAGCGAACCGATTTCACTGAAGAACCCCGCGATGGGCAGGGAGTTGGTGATGACTTGGAGGCGCTTCTCGGTGAGCAACCGGGCGACCGCGTAGATCGTGGTGCCGCCGTCCAAGATGACGGTCATGCCGGGCTGAACTTGGTCGGCAATGTGACGGGCGATGGAAAATTTTTCCTCCGACTGGCGCTGATCGCGCGAGATGAAATCGTACTCCTTGGCGACTTCATCGGTTTCCACCAAGGACGCCCCGCCGTGGTGGCGGCGCAACACCCCGCGCGACTCCAGCTCGTCGAGCGCGCGACGCACCGTGGACAAGGAGCTGCCAAACAACGTGGCCAGCGTGTGCAGGTCGGCGTAGGTGTGCTTGCGGATGTGTTTCTCGATCAGGTCGAGCCGCTGCTTGTTGGTCATGGTTTTGGTTTTTTAGGAACCGGTGCGCAAAGGTCGAGGCGCGTGTGCGGGCCTGTCGTGGATTTTTCGTTGCCCGCTGCGCCCCGCGCTGTGGAGAGTGGCGCGATGAACTCTTCCTTTTTAGCCCTGCTGGTGCGCTGGTCGGTGCTGGCGCTGGGTGTGACCATCGCCACCCGGGTTATCCCAGGGATCCACTATGACTCCTTGGGGACGCTGGTGGCCGTGGTGGCGCTGCTCAGTCTGTTTAACGCCGTTCTTAAACCCCTGCTGCTGCTCTTCAGCCTGCCCTTCATTGTGCTCACGCTCGGGATCGGCGTGTTGTTTATCAACGCCTTGCTGTTCCTTTTGGTTGGCGAATTGGTCAACGGCTTCTCGGTTGACACCTTCTGGCACGCCATGGGCGGCGCCTTGATCGTGAGTCTGACCAATATGATTGTGAGTCTGTTCATCGGTAAGCCGCGCACAGCCGCCGGCGGCGGCGTCCCCCGCCCGCCTTCCCGGCCCAAGATCAAACCGACCGACGTCATCGACATCTGAGTTTACTTTCTCTTTGACCGGCGCCCCCGCCGGCGCGACTTTGCCCCCTCCTTCAGCGGTAACTGTTCCTCATTCTTTTTTCATTATGGCAGACACAATTGAATACGATCTGATCGTCATCGGCGGCGGCCCAGCGGGTTACGCGGGCGCGATTCGCGCCGGTCAACTGGGCAAGAAGGTCGCCTGCATCGAGCTCGAACGCGCTGGCGGCACGTGCCTTAACTGGGGCTGCATTCCCACCAAGGCCCTGCTCAAGAGCGCCGACCTCTTCCAGAAGATCAAAAAGGCCGAGTCCTTTGGCATCACCGTCAAGGACGTGACCTTCGATTTCGCCAAGGTCATGGAGCGCTCGCGCGGCGTGGCCGGCCAGATGGCCAAGGGCATCGAGTTCCTCCTCAAGAAGAACAAGGTTGATTATTTCACCGGCAAGGCCCGCGTGATCGCCCCCGGCATGGTCGAGATCATCGAAGGCGAACAGAAGGGGAAGTTCTTCAAAACCAAGAATATCCTCATCGCCACCGGCTGCAAAATGCGCCGCATTCCCGAGCTCGCCGTCGATGGCGTGCGCGTGATGACTTCCCGCGAAGCCCTCGCCAACACCACGTTGCCCAAGTCCATCGTGATCGTGG belongs to Opitutus sp. and includes:
- a CDS encoding phage holin family protein, whose protein sequence is MNSSFLALLVRWSVLALGVTIATRVIPGIHYDSLGTLVAVVALLSLFNAVLKPLLLLFSLPFIVLTLGIGVLFINALLFLLVGELVNGFSVDTFWHAMGGALIVSLTNMIVSLFIGKPRTAAGGGVPRPPSRPKIKPTDVIDI
- a CDS encoding DeoR/GlpR transcriptional regulator, whose product is MTNKQRLDLIEKHIRKHTYADLHTLATLFGSSLSTVRRALDELESRGVLRRHHGGASLVETDEVAKEYDFISRDQRQSEEKFSIARHIADQVQPGMTVILDGGTTIYAVARLLTEKRLQVITNSLPIAGFFSEIGSLETIVTGGSVHSRLGVLVGPLCEQSLDQIHADIAILGGAGITEAGIWNHNTLVVATQRKMIAASERTIFAMDNSKFGRKALSLTAPFSDKPKSGNRKCGRRALPVG